The following proteins are co-located in the Xanthocytophaga agilis genome:
- a CDS encoding serine hydrolase domain-containing protein, giving the protein MKPLAFLWIFLLSGNLWAQILHSKDAIVDKQARNAFRKAEKYIDSLQAKQDIPGISICVGNREKILWAQGFGYADLENGVGVTTQSRFRIGSVSKALTSLAMAKLYQQGKLDLDVSIQRYTSAFPEKKYPVTARQLATHTAGIRHYRGTDPINYPKRYAKVADGLMIFKDDSLLFKPGTAFNYSSYGYNLLSAVIEGASKTDFITYMKQEVFVPLGMKNTIADYSDSIVVNRVRFYEHADKKLVNAPMVDNSYKWAGGGLLSTPSDLVTMATKVLNGQFLDKETVDMLFTSQKLFDGKDTQYGMGWRMGTDPKGRRVIHHGGVVEGGRTFVLVYPDQGIFLAIAANMSGVSINLKEGEAIASYFLE; this is encoded by the coding sequence ATGAAACCATTAGCTTTTCTCTGGATATTTCTCCTTTCCGGCAACTTGTGGGCTCAGATTTTACATAGCAAAGATGCTATTGTTGATAAACAGGCCAGAAATGCCTTCCGGAAAGCTGAGAAATACATTGATTCACTGCAAGCCAAACAGGACATTCCGGGTATTTCTATCTGTGTTGGAAACCGGGAAAAGATTCTTTGGGCACAGGGATTTGGTTATGCAGATCTGGAAAATGGAGTAGGTGTGACTACTCAGTCCCGTTTTCGTATAGGATCTGTATCCAAAGCGTTAACCTCCCTGGCAATGGCTAAGTTGTACCAACAAGGTAAACTGGATCTGGATGTTTCAATTCAACGATATACCTCTGCCTTTCCGGAAAAAAAATATCCTGTTACTGCCCGCCAACTAGCTACTCATACAGCTGGTATTCGGCATTATAGAGGTACAGATCCTATCAACTATCCTAAACGGTATGCGAAAGTTGCAGATGGACTTATGATTTTTAAGGATGATAGCCTCTTGTTTAAGCCAGGAACTGCTTTTAATTATTCCTCATATGGTTATAATCTTCTAAGTGCAGTAATAGAGGGTGCAAGCAAAACAGACTTTATCACTTATATGAAGCAGGAAGTATTCGTTCCTTTAGGGATGAAAAATACAATAGCTGATTATAGTGATAGTATTGTTGTTAACAGAGTACGTTTTTATGAACATGCCGATAAAAAGCTGGTTAATGCACCCATGGTTGACAATAGCTATAAGTGGGCTGGAGGAGGATTATTATCTACTCCAAGTGATTTGGTTACAATGGCGACTAAAGTGTTGAATGGGCAGTTTCTGGATAAGGAAACTGTAGATATGTTGTTTACTTCGCAAAAATTATTTGATGGCAAAGATACTCAATATGGTATGGGTTGGCGCATGGGAACTGATCCCAAGGGCCGTCGTGTGATTCATCATGGTGGAGTTGTGGAAGGTGGAAGAACATTTGTGTTAGTATATCCTGATCAGGGAATATTTCTAGCTATTGCAGCCAATATGAGTGGTGTATCTATAAATCTG